A genomic region of Trifolium pratense cultivar HEN17-A07 linkage group LG3, ARS_RC_1.1, whole genome shotgun sequence contains the following coding sequences:
- the LOC123918393 gene encoding 2-oxoglutarate and iron-dependent oxygenase domain-containing protein CP2-like, whose protein sequence is MSRLMLNPAKNHKPETYEDLKLDGSSLLLSSLEMHLPRHLLRAPRDQKFTYMRDILHDYVPPALRTRDQMQKEYREKIMSSYQPLHRELYTIDPVAFFVPTFLKAINDNTKKSFRSIMSEPAPGIFTFEMLQPRFCELLISEVEHFEKWVDRTKFTVMRPNTMNQYGAVLDDFGLQTMLNKLMEDFISPLSKVFYAELGGSTLDSHHGFIVEFGMHRDVEMEFHVDDSEVTLNVCLGRQFSGGELYFRGMRCNKHLNTISRSEEIFDYSHVPGCAVLHHGRHRHGARATIAGHRVNLLLWCKSSLFREMQKYKRDFFSWCTECNQEKKDKQDKLLSEYETSGMGPWRGESKATA, encoded by the exons ATGTCGAGACTGATGCTGAATCCGGCGAAGAATCATAAGCCGGAAACGTATGAGGACTTGAAACTCGATGGTTCTTCTTTGCTTTTAAGCTCGTTGGAGATGCACCTTCCGCGCCACTTGCTTCGTGCTCCTCGTGACCAGAAATTTACTTACATGCGCGATATTTTGCACGATTATGTGCCTCCAGCATTGCGCACCAGA GATCAAATGCAAAAAGAATATAGAGAGAAGATAATGTCAAGTTATCAG CCTCTGCATCGAGAGTTGTACACTATTGATCCTGTAGCATTCTTTGTACCGACATTTCTGAAAGCAATTAATGATAATACGAAAAAAAGCTTTAGAAGTATAATGTCTGAACCCGCTCCAGGCATTTTTACATTTGAAATGCTTCAACCACGTTTTTGTGAGTTACTGATATCTGAg GTCGAACATTTTGAGAAGTGGGTTGACAGAACAAAATTCACTGTAATGCGTCCCAATACAATGAATCAATATGGTGCTGTACTTGATGACTTTGGCCTTCAAACCATGCTTAACAAGCTTATGGAAGATTTTATTTCTCCATTGTCAAAAG TGTTCTATGCAGAACTTGGTGGATCAACCCTGGATTCTCACCATGGATTTATTGTTGAATTTGGCATGCATAGAGATGTTGAAATGG AATTCCATGTGGATGACTCAGAAGTTACCTTAAATGTTTGCCTGGGTAGGCAATTTTCTGGAGGAGAGTTGTACTTTCGGGGCATGCGATGCAATAAACATTTAAATACAATAAGTCGTTCAGAG GAGATCTTTGATTATTCGCATGTCCCTGGTTGTGCTGTGCTTCATCATGGTCGTCATCGCCATGGTGCTAGAGCCACAATTGCTGGTCATCGAGTCAACCTACTTCTGTGGTGCAAAAG TTCTTTATTTAGAGAAATGCAAAAGTATAAAAGAGATTTCTTTAGCTGGTGTACTGAGTGCAATCAAGAGAAGAAAGATAAGCAAGATAAGCTGCTCTCGGAATATGAGACTTCCGGAATG GGACCGTGGAGAGGAGAGAGTAAAGCAACCGCATAA
- the LOC123918394 gene encoding uncharacterized protein LOC123918394, translating into MHNKTDSEVTSLDASSTTRSPRRPAYYVQSPSHDGEKTTTSFHSTPVISPMGSPPHSHSSSSRFSGSRKINNHRNTKPWKEIDVIEEEGLLQNQDHHHSLSRRYYVLAFLLGFFLLFTIFSLILWGASRPMKPLVTIKSIKFDHVRVQAGSDGTGVATDMITVNSTVKFTYRNKGTFFGVHVSSTPIDLSYSEIVIGTGNMKKFYQSRRSQRLVSVAVMGSKIPLYGSGASLSSTTGMPSLPVPLKLNFEIRSRAYVLGKLVKPKYYKKVQCSVIFDPKKINVSVSLKKSCKYD; encoded by the exons ATGCATAACAAGACAGACTCAGAGGTTACTAGCTTAGATGCATCCTCCACAACAAGATCTCCTCGTCGACCAGCATACTATGTTCAGAGTCCATCTCATGATGGTGAAAAAACAACAACCTCGTTTCATTCAACTCCTGTTATCAGTCCAATGGGTTCTCCACCTCATTCTCACTCTTCCTCAAGCCGTTTCTCCGGTTCCCGGAAAATCAACAACCACCGTAACACCAAACCTTGGAAAGAAATTGATGTTATTGAAGAAGAAGGTCTTCTTCAAAATCAAGATCATCATCATTCTCTTTCTCGTCGTTACTATGTCCTTGCTTTTCTTCTTGGCTTTTTCCTTTTGTTCactattttttctcttatcCTTTGGGGTGCTAGTAGACCCATGAAACCCCTTGTCACAATTAAg AGTATAAAATTTGACCATGTTAGAGTTCAAGCTGGTTCAGATGGAACAGGTGTGGCTACTGATATGATCACAGTGAATTCAACTGTTAAATTCACTTATCGCAACAAGGGTACATTCTTTGGTGTTCATGTCTCATCCACACCTATAGATCTATCCTACTCAGAAATCGTAATTGGTACAGGCAAT ATGAAGAAGTTTTATCAATCAAGGAGGAGTCAAAGATTAGTGAGTGTGGCAGTAATGGGAAGCAAGATTCCATTGTATGGAAGTGGTGCAAGTCTTAGCAGCACAACAGGTATGCCAAGTCTGCCAGTGCCATTGAAATTGAACTTTGAGATTAGATCTAGAGCTTATGTGCTTGGGAAATTGGTCAAACCAAAATACTACAAGAAGGTTCAATGTTCTGTCATATTTGATCCCAAGAAAATCAATGTTTCTGTTTCCCTCAAAAAATCTTGCAAGTATGATTGA
- the LOC123918395 gene encoding nuclear poly(A) polymerase 1-like: MGSPGLSNRSSGQQRWLGITEPISLSGPTEYDVAKTRELEKYLQDAGLYENQEEAICREEVLGRLDQIVKIWVKTISRAKGFNEQMVQEANAKIFTFGSYRLGVHGPGADIDVLCVGPRHATRDEDFFGELHKMLSEMPEVTELHPVPDAHVPVMGFKFNGVSMDLLYAKLSLWVIPEDLDLSQEAILQNTDEQTVRSLNGCRVTDQILRLVPNIQNFRTTLRCMKLWAKRRGVYSNVAGFLGGINWALLVARICQLYPNALPSMLVSRFFRVYTQWHWPNPVMLCAIEEGSLGLQVWNPRRNPKDKYHIMPIITPAYPCMNSSYNVSSSTLRIMTEEFQRGHEICEAMEANTADWDTLFEPYPFFEAHKNYLWIDISAENADDLRNWKGWVKSRMRQLTLKIERDTFGMLQCHPHPDDFSDKSKHLHCSYFMGLQRKQGVPTTEGEQFDLRLAVDEFKHTVGMYNQWKPGMDISVSHVKRRNIPAFVFPSGVRPNRPSKVTWESKRSSELRISGHGQAEKSQQGKVAALGANDDRKRKQAEDSTDDLRNSKVFSSLPPSSREVLEDGNPVSIASSCSVKCDDTEVNSMSEQKSEKPDLNYSGEYPSVDRETNGSEKSNSHINPLLTATDTSSFNEAGKLDIEKITCGPYDAHQVLSGEPDELEDDLQYRNQIKDFGGNLKNGNLDSTNSESVVAAEPVFFQEENISSTHIYSNGGLEELEPTELTAPLLSGNPAPVPQRKPLIRLNFTSLGKAADRSS; this comes from the exons ATGGGGAGCCCTGGATTGAGCAACCGAAGTAGCGGGCAGCAACGGTGGTTAGGGATAACAGAACCCATATCATTGAGCGGACCGACTGAATATGATGTCGCCAAGACCCGTGAACTCGAGAAG TACTTGCAAGACGCCGGCCTGTATGAAAATCAGGAGGAAGCGATTTGTAGGGAGGAAGTGCTAGGCAGGCTTGACCAg ATTGTGAAGATTTGGGTCAAAACCATTAGCCGTGCAAAGGGATTTAACGAACAAATGGTGCAAGAAGCAAATGCCAAGATTTTTACTTTTGGCTCCTATCGCCTAGGG GTACATGGCCCTGGAGCAGATATTGACGTTCTTTGTGTGGGACCTAGACATGCAACCAGAGAT GAAGATTTCTTTGGTGAGCTACATAAAATGCTATCTGAGATGCCAGAAGTGACAGAGTTGCACCCAGTGCCTGATGCTCATGTTCCAGTGATGGGTTTCAAGTTCAATGGCGTCTCTATGGATCTCCTTTATGCAAAATTATCTTTGTGGGTTATTCCTGAA GACTTGGATTTATCACAGGAAGCAATATTACAAAATACAGACGAGCAAACTGTTCGCAGTCTTAATGGTTGTAGAGTGACTGATCAAATCTTGCGTTTGGTTCCAAATATTCAG AATTTTCGCACGACATTGAGATGCATGAAGTTATGGGCTAAGCGTCGTGGCGTTTATTCAAAT GTTGCAGGTTTTCTTGGTGGTATAAACTGGGCATTGCTGGTTGCTCGAATATGCCAGCTATATCCGAATGCACTGCCTAGTATGTTGGTGTCACGATTCTTTAGGGTATATACTCAGTGGCATTGGCCAAACCCAGTAATGCTTTGTGCTATTGAAGAAGGATCGCTTGGACTTCAAGTTTGGAATCCTAGAAGAAATCCCAAGgataaatatcatataatgCCGATAATTACTCCTGCTTATCCTTGCATGAATTCTAGCTACAATGTGTCGTCAAGTACATTGCGTATTATGACAGAGGAGTTTCAGAGGGGACATGAAATATGTGAG GCCATGGAGGCTAACACCGCTGATTGGGATACTCTTTTTGAGCCCTATCCATTTTTTGAAGCTCATAAGAATTATTTGTGGATAGACATTTCCGCAGAGAATGCTGATGATCTTAGAAACTGGAAAGGCTGGGTTAAGTCTCGCATGCGGCAGTTGACATTGAAG ATTGAGAGGGACACTTTTGGCATGCTTCAGTGTCATCCACATCCTGATGATTTTTCAGATAAATCTAAACATCTACACTGTTCTTACTTCATGGGTCTGCAACGTAAGCAAGGAGTTCCTACCACTGAAGGCGAACAATTTGATTTAAGACTAGCTGTTGATGAATTTAAGCATACTGTTGGTATGTACAATCAATGGAAACCTGGAATGGATATCTCTGTGTCCCATGTGAAACGCCGCAATATACCTGCCTTTGTATTTCCTAGTGGCGTTCGGCCTAACCGTCCGTCCAAAGTAACCTGGGAGAGTAAGCGAAGTTCAGAGCTTAGGATTTCCGGCCATGGTCAAGCAGAAAAGTCTCAACAAGGTAAAGTGGCTGCATTAGGAGCAAATGATGATAGGAAGAGAAAACAAGCAGAGGATAGTACGGATGACTTAAGAAATTCCAAGGTCTTTTCATCTTTGCCACCCTCCAGCAGGGAAGTTCTTGAAGATGGAAATCCTGTCAGCATTGCTAGTTCTTGCTCTGTGAAATGTGATGACACAGAAGTCAACAGTATGAGTGAACAAAAGAGTGAGAAACCTGATTTGAATTATTCTGGGGAGTATCCTTCTGTGGATAGAGAGACCAATGGATCAGAAAAAAGCAACTCACATATTAACCCTCTACTTACTGCTACTGATACATCTAGTTTTAACGAAGCAGGAAAGCTAGACATTGAGAAGATTACGTGTGGTCCATACGATGCACATCAAGTCTTGTCAGGAGAACCTGATGAGCTTGAAGATGATCTTCAGTATAGAAATCAAATAAAAGATTTTGGCGGGAACCTGAAAAACGGCAACTTGGACTCTACAAACTCAGAGTCTGTAGTGGCAGCGGAACCAGTTTTTTTTCAAGAGGAAAATATTAGTTCAACTCATATATACTCTAACGGGGGCTTGGAGGAACTTGAG CCTACTGAACTCACAGCGCCATTGTTAAGTGGGAATCCTGCACCAGTACCACAGCGGAAACCCCTTATTAG GTTGAACTTCACCTCCTTGGGGAAAGCGGCTGACAGAAGTTCTTAG
- the LOC123918397 gene encoding uncharacterized protein LOC123918397, which translates to MEIEDLDYVLVPIGMLVLLFYHAWLLYTIIRHPSSTVIGLNAQTRYQWILFMMSDPLKNGVLAVQTIRNNIMASTLLATTAITLSSLIGVFASNESETKLVYGNKSSINSSIKRLSMSLCFLVAFLCNMQSIRYYAHVSFLITTPALKGKKDFIEYVAKTLNRGSYSWSLGLRAFYLSIPLVLWIYGPIPMFVCSCFTSFLLYFLDTTTQITREIHTKSFRERESTAEVDAAA; encoded by the exons ATGGAGATAGAAGATTTGGATTACGTGCTGGTGCCTATTGGTATGTTGGTGTTGTTATTTTATCATGCTTGGCTCCTCTACACTATAATCCGTCACCCATCTAGCACTGTTATTGGTTTGAATGCTCAAACTCGTTATCAATGGATTCTTTTCATGATGTCT GATCCATTGAAAAATGGAGTTTTAGCAGTTCAAACAATCCGGAACAATATCATGGCATCTACTCTTCTGGCTACAACAGCAATCACACTAAGTTCACTTATTGGTGTTTTTGCAAGCAATGAGTCAGAGACTAAATTAGTTTATGGCAACAAATCTTCCATTAATTCATCAATAAAAAGACTTTCTATGTCATTATGCTTCCTTGTTGCATTTCTATGTAATATGCAATCTATAAGATACTATGCACATGTGAGTTTCTTAATAACTACACCTGCACTCAAAGGCAAAAAAGATTTTATTGAATATGTTGCTAAAACATTGAACCGTGGAAGTTATTCTTGGTCTCTTGGCTTAAGGGCTTTCTACTTGTCAATTCCTCTTGTCCTATGGATTTATGGTCCCATACCTATGTTTGTTTGTTCTTGCTTCACATCATTTCTTTTGTACTTCTTGGATACAACCACTCAAATCACAAGGGAGATTCACACTAAGTCATTCAGGGAGAGGGAAAGTACTGCAGAAGTGGATGCAGCAGCATAG